The DNA sequence CCTTAATTGCATTCATATACTCAAGACGATCAATTCCTATATCATCGCATATTGCATCGAAGACAATCTTATTGGCAGCGGGGACATTGGCGTTATCACAGACATTGAAAACACCTGTAAGCTCTTTAGATAAACTGTGATAAACAGCATCAACAACATCTTCAAAATGAATGGCATAAAGCGGGGCATCGGGGCCAAACAAGATCTTGCCACCAAAAAAATCAGCCGCCATTTTCACCCGGGCTGGAAAATCCATATCGCCAGGCGCACCGTACATATCCGGGAACCTCAGGACACACCCTTCAGCACTTTCAAGAACTTTGGCTTCTGCAGCTTGATAATATTTACTTGAGGGCTCTTCATGATTGCTTGTTGGAGTGGCTTCCGAAATGGGTGCATCGCCAGGTCCGCCGTCCCCGTAGACTGAAAATGAGGATAAAAAGAGCACTCGTCCACAGGCCGCCGCCGCGCTCGCACAGCTTTTTACTAAAACTTCTTCATATTGAACTTCTCGCTCTTCTTTGGTTCTTGTATTTTTTACATTGGGTGCAACAGTGGCAACGACCGCGTCACAGCCTTGTGCAGCCGATTTCACTCTGTCGCTCTCGCTGCCCTTTAGAACATGCACTTCATCAGCATGAGCCTGAAGAGTTTCTACTTTTTCTGACGTTGTTGTAGTGCCGACTACAGTATGACCATCAGACTTAAGCTTTGCAGCCAATGCCTTTCCAACATGCCCCATGCCTAAAATTAAAACTTTCACCCGTCTCTCCCTAATTTCTATTGTGCCATTCCCAACTTTATATATACTAAAGATATATCATTATGACAATAAGGGAAGCTGAAAATCAATGATCAGTAAAAAAAAATTATATATGCGGGTCGCTGCTCTTCAGTTTCAAACCACGAGCCATGTGCCAGAGAATCTTAATACTTGCCTTCGCCTCATTGATGAAGCAGCGCTTCAGTCGCCAAATTTAATGGTGTTAGGAGAATTTTCTAACCATCTTTCTTGGTATGATGATCAGAAGCACGCTTGGGAAGTTGCCCTTGAGATCGGCGGGAATTTTCTTCAAAAAATTGCTGAAAAAGCCAGACGTCACAGCTGCTATATCGACATTAACGTTACCTTGCGGCGCGCTGAAAATACCATCACCGTCACCTCTCTTCTCTATGACCCAGAAGGGCAGTTGATCGCTGAAGCGGATAAACAAACACTGATGGGGCACGAAAATATCTATTTCGAACGAGCCAGCGCACCCTCTCCGGTCATCGAGACTCCCTACGGCCGTCTGGGCCTCTTTCCTTGTCGTGATGGTGTCACCTTTGAAACACCACGCGGCCTTGCCTTAAGGGGCGCTCAGCTTTTTTGCGACAGTCTGAATAGCTTTGCCCTTGATGAAGCAACACTTCATGTTCCTGCGCGAGCACCTGAGAATAAATGTTTTCTTGTATCAGCAAATAAAGTGGGACCCCTTATTCCAGAAATTTTACTGAACGAAGTAGCCAGGGCCACTCAAATCCCTAAAAACTTCCTGTACGGCGCTGGCGGCAGCCAGATCGTTCACCCTAATGGAACAATTTTAGCGCGCGCCTCTCTTGATAAAGAAGAAGTGATTGTGGCCGACATCTGCCTCTCTGAAGCTGATGATAAAAGTCGACCTGATGGCACGCACCTCTTCACAGCTAGACGCCCAGATCTCTACACGGATATTGTAGATGAAAATGCCTGTATAGACTGTGGGGCAGCTCAAGCTGAGGTGAAAGCTGTTACGCTTTCTGTGACCAGTGTCAACGACCTTCTGGCGCAGGCCTTGGTCATCGACCCATGGGTGAAAATTATAGTTTTATCAGGTAATTTCATTGCGAAGGAATCTGAGCTAGAGCAGATAATACAGATCTGCAAGCCCTATGATTGGAGTTTATGTACTCGCGCCCTAATCGAGGAAGATCAATTTGTTGTGCTGATAGGCAAGGGCAAAATCCTTGCACAGCAAAAACAAATACATAAGTCACACCGCTCAGCGTCAAAAACCCTCGCGAAAGAACTGATAACGCTAGACCTCGAGTGGGGTCGGGTTGCCATGATGCATAGTGATGATGCTGCTTATCCTGAGATAGT is a window from the Temperatibacter marinus genome containing:
- a CDS encoding NAD-dependent epimerase/dehydratase family protein, whose amino-acid sequence is MKVLILGMGHVGKALAAKLKSDGHTVVGTTTTSEKVETLQAHADEVHVLKGSESDRVKSAAQGCDAVVATVAPNVKNTRTKEEREVQYEEVLVKSCASAAAACGRVLFLSSFSVYGDGGPGDAPISEATPTSNHEEPSSKYYQAAEAKVLESAEGCVLRFPDMYGAPGDMDFPARVKMAADFFGGKILFGPDAPLYAIHFEDVVDAVYHSLSKELTGVFNVCDNANVPAANKIVFDAICDDIGIDRLEYMNAIKAPNRRISADKFYATGYSVQHGDPNADVVARHASS
- a CDS encoding nitrilase-related carbon-nitrogen hydrolase; this encodes MISKKKLYMRVAALQFQTTSHVPENLNTCLRLIDEAALQSPNLMVLGEFSNHLSWYDDQKHAWEVALEIGGNFLQKIAEKARRHSCYIDINVTLRRAENTITVTSLLYDPEGQLIAEADKQTLMGHENIYFERASAPSPVIETPYGRLGLFPCRDGVTFETPRGLALRGAQLFCDSLNSFALDEATLHVPARAPENKCFLVSANKVGPLIPEILLNEVARATQIPKNFLYGAGGSQIVHPNGTILARASLDKEEVIVADICLSEADDKSRPDGTHLFTARRPDLYTDIVDENACIDCGAAQAEVKAVTLSVTSVNDLLAQALVIDPWVKIIVLSGNFIAKESELEQIIQICKPYDWSLCTRALIEEDQFVVLIGKGKILAQQKQIHKSHRSASKTLAKELITLDLEWGRVAMMHSDDAAYPEIVKVAALKGIHTLLVPADFQEQWEWQYGLPSRAAENRICVIAADKEKSMIASLEREFTIMTTWEERQFDGKINEPLLAWQVRGKPYLEALFHPQAACNKVMSEATDLLKDRPWFLSEALIKEEHQ